The genomic segment GAGGGAGCCGAACTGACGCCCTCGCCCGAATCGTGGAGGGCTATTCAGCATAAGCTGCGCTGGCCGCAGTTTCTGCGCTTCCGTCCCGGCAGCTTCAACATCTACTATGCCGGCGCCCTTCTGCTGGCTGCAGGCGCTGTGGTATTGCTTCTGGCCGGCCTGAAAAGCAGGACCGGAACAGAGCTGCCGGAGGAGCACCTCCCCGTGCTTGTTCCTGCAGAAGAAACAGCAGGGGACAGACAGGCAGAAATCCCTCGGGAAGAGAGCCACAATATGGGCCCTGCAGGCACGGACCCGGATACTTCTTCCCGGGCCTCTCAGGCAGAAGAGGATCCTGCTCAGCCGGAGGAGAGTCCGGACCCGGTCGCCAGAGTAGAAGAGAAAGTCCCGGAAGCACTCCAAAAAAGCGGGGTACTGGCAGAAACGGCATCCTTCGATCCGGCCCCTCTGAGTTATTTCACCACCTCGATCCAAACCGGCTGTGCCCCGCTGACGGTTCAGTTTACGAACCAGAGTGTCCATGCCACCTCTTTTTACTGGGATTTTGGGACCGGGGAGACAAGCCGGGAAGAGAATCCCGTGTACGAATTTAAAAAAGCGGGACGCTACCTGGTGAGCCTGACTTCCGATAAGGATGGAACTTACCCGGCCGTATCACGCAGCCTGGTGGAGGTTCTGGAATCGCCGGTCGCCGACTTCCGGATCGAGGAGGGGATGGAAGGGATCGATAACCATGTTGTGCTGAACCTGGTAAATTACTCCTCCGATGCTTCCGCATTTGCCTGGAACCTGGTGGATAAGGAGAGCGCCGACTGCAGCCGCTGGTCGTCGGTAGAATACCAGCCCACCCTTCAGCTGAATACCATTACCCCCGATTCCCGGGCCGTGAAGCTGGAGGTGATCAATGAAAATGGCTGCAGCGATACAGCCGTTCAGCCACTGCCCCTGGTGGTTCAGAGCTCCGAAACCCGGATCAAGTTTGCAACGGCTTTCAGTCCCAATCCTTCGGGACCCGGTGATGGCAGCTTTGCCCCGGGTTCCAGGCGGATCGATTTGTTCCATCCGATTTATATCGAGGTTCCTGTGGAGTACCGCATGCGGATTTATACCCGGCGGGGTGAGCTGATCTTCGAAACCCGGGAGGTGTACCGG from the Bacteroidales bacterium genome contains:
- a CDS encoding PKD domain-containing protein: MSKKLRIEDLLQSSLEGAELTPSPESWRAIQHKLRWPQFLRFRPGSFNIYYAGALLLAAGAVVLLLAGLKSRTGTELPEEHLPVLVPAEETAGDRQAEIPREESHNMGPAGTDPDTSSRASQAEEDPAQPEESPDPVARVEEKVPEALQKSGVLAETASFDPAPLSYFTTSIQTGCAPLTVQFTNQSVHATSFYWDFGTGETSREENPVYEFKKAGRYLVSLTSDKDGTYPAVSRSLVEVLESPVADFRIEEGMEGIDNHVVLNLVNYSSDASAFAWNLVDKESADCSRWSSVEYQPTLQLNTITPDSRAVKLEVINENGCSDTAVQPLPLVVQSSETRIKFATAFSPNPSGPGDGSFAPGSRRIDLFHPIYIEVPVEYRMRIYTRRGELIFETREVYRGWDGYLHQEAAPADVYVWMVDGRWADGEPFSMHGDVTLIRNSYW